GACACAGGAGCGACTCTCGACTTCCTCCATCCGCGGATTGCGGAGAGACTCCAATTGGAGTTGACACCGATTCGCCCATTCCGGGTCCTAGTCGGCAACGGCGCTTCACTACTCTGTACCCACATTGCCCGCTCTACAAAATTGACTCTGCAGGGTACCTTATTTTTGGTGGATCTTCATATCCTCGCCCACCATGGGCCGGACGTTATTTTGGGAATGAAGTGGTTAGAATCATTGGGGAAAGTTTCTGCGGATTTTGTCAAGAAGACGTTAGAGTTTACCCAAGAAGGAAAGGCGGTGTTCCTACGTGGCATGGTGCCAAGTCCTAAGCAGATTTCCTTACACTCCTTATCTATGTTGACGGCACAGGGGGCCGGCCACGAGTTATATGAAATTGTACCTCTCCACAGTGACGTGGGCCCTGCCGACCCCAGCACGCAAGAGGAGTTCCCCGCGGACCTCCCAGGGGATATCGTGGAGGTGTTGAATGAGCACCGTTCCGTTTTTGAGCAGCCACGCGGCATGCCCCCGCCGCGCGTTTTTGACCATCGGATTCATCTTCTGCCCAACACGAAGCCGGTCAATGTGAGACCATATAGGTACCCATATTTTCAAAAGGCAGAAATCGAGAAACAGGTACGCGATATGATGGAGCAAGGCATCATCCGGCATAGCCACAGCCCTTTTTCGTCTCCCGTGCTTCTCATCCGAAAGAAAGACGGAAGTTTCCGTTTCTGTATCGATTACCGGGCCCTCAATAAAGCTACTGTTCCGGATCACTTTCCAATTCCGACCGCAGATGAATTATTTGACGAATTGGGCAAGGCCAAGTATTTTACAAAGCTGGATCTTCGTTCAGGATACCATCAAATCCGTATGAGTGAGGCCGACATATTCAAAACCGCCTTCCGTACTCATGATGGCCACTTTGAGTTCCTCGTGATGCCATTCGGCCTCACGAACGCGCCTTCCACCTTTCAAGCGGCCATGAATGCTATTTTCCAGCCGTTGCTCCGACAATGTGTCATCGTTTTCTTCGATGACATTCTAATCTACAGCCCAACACTCGAGTCGCACGGGCAACACTTATCAGCGGTTCTAAAGCTGCTTAGCGAGAATCGTTTCTTTGTCAAGCTTTCGAAGTGTTCCTTTTGCAGTATGACAGTCGAATACTTGGGCCACATACTTTCCGGGGGCCAGCTCAAAGCGGACCCCGCGAAATTGGAGGCAATGACAGCCTGGCCGAGGCCGAATACAGTGAAGCAGTTGAGGGGTTTCTTGGGGCTGACAGGTTACTATCGTCGGTTCGTCAAGCACTATGCCACGATCGCGGCTCCCCTCACCGATTTGTTAAAAAAGGAGGCATTCGTATGGTCCACTGAGGCCGAGGCCGCTTTTACAGAGCTTAAGTCAGCAATGACTTCGGCCCCGGTGTTACAGCTCCCAGATTTTAGCGTGCAGTTCTGTGTGGAAACGGACGCCTGCGATGTGGGAATCGGGGCTGTGCTAATGCAGCGTAATCACCCGATTGCGTTCTTCAGTAAGAAATTGGGTCCTCGTCGGAGGGTAGCATCGACGTATCATAAGGAATTATACGCTATTGTGGAGGCCGTGCAAAAGTGGCGTCAATATTTATTGGGGCGCGAGTTCATTATTCGCACGGATCAGAGGAGCCTAAAGGACTTGTTGCAACAGGTGGTCCAGACTCCGGACCAACAGCTTTATGTCCGGAAGCTTATGGGATACAAATTTGTGATCGAATATAAACGTGGAATCACAAATAAGGCAGCAGACGCCTTATCCCGTCAACACGACGCGTCAGGGGTGCAGACCGACGACCCCATGCCAGGGACCGACGACCAGCTGCTCGTATCCGTGGACCGACCAGTGCCGGAGGTAATGCGGGTGCTACGGGAGGAGACCGCTTCACTACCGGATTTGATTGAATTAGCGTCTAAAATTCAGTCTGGTGACGCCCCAGCACATTTGACGTGGGCAGATGGCCTCATATATTATCATCGCAGGGTGCTCGTGAGCGCGGAGTCCAGTACCAAGAAAGCATTACTACAGGAACACCACTGTTCGCCGTCCGCGGGTCACCCTGGCCACGAACGTACGTTCCGCCTTTTGGCGGCAGGTTTTTATTGGCCAAACATGCGCAAAGACGTGGTGACATTTGTGAATAAATGTGTGGTGTGTCAGTCCACAAAGTACTCGACGCGGAAACCGGCGGGGTTATTGCAACCGCTCCCGGTCCCCTGGCAGGTGTGGGAGGATGTCTCGATGGACTTCATCACCGGGCTCCCACAATCACGCGGTTACACGGTCatcatggtggtggtggacaGGCTTTCAAAGTATGCTCACTTTGCCCCCCTCCCCACCAAGTTCGACGCCCTTCGAGTGGCGCAGCTTTTTGTTAATACGGTGGTTCGGCACCATGGTTTTCCTAAGACATTGGTCTCGGATAGAGATTCGGTGTTCCTAAACGCAACCTGGGAGGAAATGATGCGATTGAGTGGAACCAAACTTCACTTCTCTACGGCTTACCATCCGCAGTCGGATGGACAGACGGAGGTCCGTAATCGGGGATTGGAGCAATATTTGCGCGCGTTTGCATCGGATAAGCCCTCGAGATGGACGAATTTTCTCCCGTGGGCGGAGCTAGCTCTCAATTGTTTTCACCATTCCGCGTTGGGCACGTCACCTTATCGTGCCTTGTACGGGAGAGAGCCTCCTTCACTTGTGGCGGCCCCGCCATCGGCGAAGACACCGCCCAACGTGGCAGAGATTATCAGGCAGCGAGGGGAATTATTGGTAACCCTTCGGCGTAACCTTTTGCGAGCACAACAGCGGATGGCGGATGTGGCGAACCGACACCGTCGCCACGTCGAGTTTGAAGTCGGGGATGTCGTCTGGCTAAAGCTGCAACCTTATCGGCAGCATTCAATAGCGAAGCCGCTATCGGCTAAGCTGGCCCCGCGGTTCTATGGCCCCTTCGAGGTGTTGGAGCGGATTGGGCCCGTGGCCTACAAATTGCGCCTCCCAGAGGGAAGTAGAGTCCACAATGTGTTTCACGTTAGCTTATTACGAGAGTTTGTGGCGGGAGACGGTGATGTCGACGGGGTGAAACTCCCGCCGGAGTTTGTTGGCGATAGGCCAGTGGTCCGGCCGGTGGCCGTGTTGGAAGAGCGCGTAAGTTGGCGTGCGGGCCGACCGGAAAAGCAGTGCCTGGTACAGTGGGAGGATGATGCATCCACGCCAACGTGGGAACCGATCGAGGCGATTGCGAGGCAATTCCCGGAGGTtcgccttgaggacaaggcgaTTCGTAACGGAGGGGGGGTTGATACGGGACCCCCACCAACGGCAGAGCGGCAGgccgagctggagcatgccgagctggagcatgccgagctggagcatgccgagctggagcatgccgagcGGGAGCATGCAGAGCTGGAGGCAACgacagccgagcagcacgacgcagcgcTCCCgaagccgagcagcacgacgcagccgAGCAGCCCGCCGCAGTGCGGGAGTAACCGAAGTGAAGAACTAGTTGTGTCGAAAAGATCCTTGAGGCCGAGAGACAAGCTCAAGGCGCCGAACAAGTTCACGAACTAGCCGATTCACTTTGTTCTTTTTTGATTATTTCCTTCCTTTtatgttttactatttttggaaaCTTTAATTTACTTACTGTTGAGTCGGGCCTGATTTATAAGCCcagttcgggttttctttgcggttctttcccggatgaattaggttacgtcgaaccgccctagggtttctagtataaaatagggtatttcatcaacacattattttatgaatgaaatattttccctacaCAAATCTTGTGCCGCAAGTAATTTATTTCGTTCTCTTGGCTGCCGCGTGGAAGACGTCCACAAATCCAGCCAAATTCTCGAGCAATTCCGCGAGGTTGTCGTGGGAACTGCTCGCCACCCATCGAGAAGGAAGATCTCGGAgccgttacggagaacgtccgtaacacgttatcaatataataataataataataataataataataataataataataataataataataataataataataataatatttaaagtaCAAGAGCTAACCAATTCCAACTCGAGTGCCTACAGTTAACTCCGAGAAATCAATATTCCACTCATCATATGGCAGCAGAGGTTTATTCTGGAACATTGGTGAGTCCAGAACTCTGTTCCATGTTGAAACCATTTCCTCATTTACCCTGGGAATCCCACTGCGTTCTGGGGTCTGACTTCTGAACTCATGTGGAGATGAAGGTAATGACATTGCTTTCTGGGAACTGTGCTGCCCCTGAGTGGCATATATAGTTGAGTTATTATCAGACAATTTGGAACAATCATCAAGTTGAGGATCATTAACCTGAATACAGTACAAGTATTACTAATAGTAATAATTGGAAAATgaagtgaaattgtgaaaacCACCATATAAGTATTGCCAATAAATGCAGATTGCAGGTTACCTACCACAGAGACTAAATAAACTTGTCAAAGTTTGACTGGAACAAGACAGAAATTCTGTTCATATAACAAAGACAAAATTTCGAACTATTTGTCCAACAAAGTTATTGACCAAACCATGTACTATAAAATTATCCTTGGACAATAATACATAGGGTATTGGTCActaaaatcacaaactttgGCCGAAATTTAGTATTTCCCACAAACTTTAAAGTTGGTCGCAAAAATCAACTTAGGATTTGTAGCGAATTTTTCACAAAATCAGTTTTTTTCTCAACTTATTGGAAAATCACTACAAAGAATATGTTCATGATTTTTATGACCAAATTTTAAGTtaatgggaaataccaaattatgCCAAAGTTTGTGATTTAAAGACCAATTAACTTTACTATGTCtcctatttaaattatttgCTTCACATACTAAATATTACTTAGCAAGTAATAATAATTAGATGAATAAATATGATCACTTGAATCTAAAATATTATAGTAAAACTCATAAAATATTTGATAACACACGTTTGACGTAAcaagaaaattaaatatgaaatgaatACAGTTTAAAATAGTACTAAGAAATTTTGTATGAAAAATGATCAagaataaaacataaataagcCTACTTAGGTATTTACCATGAACTTAAAATTTGGTctaaaaaatcatgaacttaTCTTATCCCTTGTAGTGAACCATGAGTTGGGAAAAAAACAGATTTCGTGGAAAATTCACTACAAAACCTAAATTCATAGTTTTGCAACCAAATTTAAAGTTCATAGGAAATATTAAATTTGGGCGAAATTTGTGATTTCAGGGACCAATACCCCTAAAATATAAAGGGCAAGTAACTATTATTCATAAGGAGCCATTCTTGTATGATACTGAGTTTCTCAATGAGGCAGATCAACGATTCACCATTGATAAAGAGGTGGCTCAAGGTATTAAAAAGAAAGAGTAGCTAATAACTCCGATCTTCTTGATGATCGACTAAACTAATTTAAACAATCTGCAGAAATGTATAGAGATCATGCTGTCAGCAATAAGATAAGGTCGCACGTCAGCAGGTAAAGATAACTAGTAGCAAGCTAgtgcagagagagagaaatagatagCAATGATGCTATCAAAGGTTAAAGGAAACACACCTCTTCTGGTTGACCTGAATTAGATGAGCCAATTCCACCTTGTTCTCTTAAAAGACGATTTTGCTTTAGTGATTCATTCATTGCTCTCACAGCCCTTACATACGAACAAGAGTTAAGCAGCTTAGCCATAGCAAGTATGCAATTCCAGGAACAGTAATTATGTGACACCATATTTGAACATGCTTTATAAGATCATACAAAAAACAGCTATAAGTTGATATCAATATGCAATGTTGGACTGAAGTTTCTCAAAGGCAATTACACTAGCTATACGCTTTTGATAGAAAATAAATTGTATCCCAAAAAGGGAGGCAGTAGCTTCGATGATGGAGCAAGTCCATTAGAATATTGATGAAGGAATACCAAAAATTGGCTACATAATTTTGCAGTTCAATACCAGAAAAACATGGGGGGAGCTTATTTAACAACTGAATGCTTATTCTTTTCATTCAAATATTTAGATCATAACTCTAAGAAAAGCAAACTTTCATCAAATTCCACTAAGAAAATACCATCCACTAGAGGGCACGTCAAAAATAATAATGAACAAGTGTGCTAAAATTATGCCATATCTTAGTTGCAAGAAGATATTAACCTTACAATGTCGTCACCAATCTCAGGGGTCATGCTAATGCTTCTTCTCCTAAGCCGACGTGTGTCTGATGATGACGCCCCCTCTGACCTGCAGCAACCTTTGATTTAGCGAACCCAAGAAGAGCAGACAAAAAATAATTGCACTTAAGCGTGTTCGGATAAGGGAAAAAGGTTCTACCAGATTCTGTTCAATCTCAAATAACATTTGAGCAGAAAGGTTCAATGCACAACAatgtcatttatttatttactctcaGCATAAATTATTCTTTATCGTTGTTCACAGAGAAGAAATCTAACTATCCTCAGGATATTCACATTAAAATTAGCTATATTTTGGTAACAAAATGATTTGATTTCCATATAAAGCCCAAAGTTGTCTTTAGCTAACTCACACTGgattttgaaaacaaacacaCTGATAATTATTGAAACCTGagcaaagaaaaaacaaaaaagaacaCAAGTGTACCTGGATGTACCATCATCAACAGAGTACACTCTGAAAGACTTGTTATCGCCACTAAGCATGGAACGACCACGTGCACGAAGTGAAGGATGCTCTGGGCTGGAAAACATTGGACGTTAAGAAGTGCAAGAACAGTCTCAAGGAACAAGCGAAAGAAAGAATTTTTTTGTATGAATCCTTCTTGAATTGGCTTGGAAGCAGTTAACCAATCCTGACTATGGTTTTATCCACAGAAAAACTGGAAAATGCTAGCAGATACAGACAATGCTCCAGTTATATATACACGGATTCTAAATGTGACAGCCCATGTGATGGCAATACTACCAATTCCACATGGAAAAGCTACAATGAGATCTGCACTGTACTGGATCATATCTAGTTATAAACCACCTATAAGTTTAAGGAGGATAATGTGGTGCTCAACACAATTGATCAAACAGAAGGCCTGGTTTTGGAGTAAACCTTGAACTTGCAGTTCTTTGTTCAGCAATGACCTTTCTCCTACTCCTTCGCCAAAATGTAGCGGCTATGTTAGGTTCACTGCGCGACAAGCTGAAACAATAACATGAATCCAATAATAGCAGTTATCCTGATCCATTAAGGAGAAGTAATATGAAACCAAAGTATGTTTCACACATCATGTGACAAAAAAGGGTATGTCATAATCAGCACCTCAGTTTTCTATCAACTGAATTTGACCGCAGCATCATATTTCTTAATGAATGCCCTGCTGCATTTGAATAAGCTTCCAGCCTTCGTTGATATAGCAGGCCATCATCTTTCTCAGCACTGCACAGAATTACATTCACTAAGTTTATATTTCCTTGAAGATAAAACTTAACTATGTTTGAATTTATAAGACGAATCATTCTTTTACAAGCAGCTGAACATTAATCACCCTCATCAAAGAAATATGAAATTCTAAAAAGTTACATTACACATAGAATAGTTAGGTTAGCAAGTAAAAAGGTATTAGACGCTAACCTTTCAGGATCAAGTCGCTCTGAAACCCCATACAAGGGGCTGTTCGGTTCCATTGGTGAATCACAAGAATCATTTTCTGCAGAATCGCTCTCCCCGGCAGCAGATATGTGAGACATAAAGATAGCTTTGGTTGACCGAGGTATCAGTTGGCCAGGAAACCGCATCAAATCAACCACCAATTCTACAGAATTCAAAACGACTGACACAGACATATGTTTGTGGGAGTCCACACACTCAGAAGTTCCTTCAGTGGGTAAACCCTAACAGGACAAACCCACATGGCATGACATCAGAATACTTAAAAGAACTTTGAATCCATTAAGTCCCAGTCAAACGTAATGCAACAAGAATGCTTTAGAAAAATGAGACAAGTAAAATGTCCAGGAAAAAAATGAAGCTTACCACCACCAGCCTACTCTCCAGTCCTACAGCATCGGCAAGAACTTTGAATAATATTGCTCGAGGTCTGCACGTAGCGTGTCGGATTTGACCCAGTAGTTGCACACCTCGACTTTCAGATGGATGTGAGGAATCTTCCTGGACAGCTTTCTTGGGGCTTATCTCTGAATTTGACCGCTTGTAGAAATCAGATACCTGTAAAGGAAGTCTGAAAGTAAGTATCACAAACCAAGACTGTCCAGAGAGACAGATGAACATTAAAAATGAAGTGGAAATTAGGAATGAGCTGAACATGAACTAGATAAAGCATGCAAAATGCTATCCAGCCTGTTTTCTAGATAATTAGATAACACACTTCAAGTCAAGGTCTACACAAGTGAACTATGTGCATTGCAGCAACACATAATATACATACAAAATCCTGTATTGTCTTCTTAAGAAACAGACTGCAAATCTTAAGTCAGAAACAGGACGTCGACAATCTTCAAAAGGAGAAAGAAAATGTATGATGCACAGACACATCAGGAAAGAA
This sequence is a window from Salvia splendens isolate huo1 chromosome 5, SspV2, whole genome shotgun sequence. Protein-coding genes within it:
- the LOC121804560 gene encoding serine/threonine-protein kinase EDR1-like isoform X1, encoding MDMEDMRDDNQPSEQNSPIGSWWPSDFAESFGSISLESRNENLRRKEYNNKEKYARLSDKRASQILWSTGMLSEPIPNGFYSAVPDKKLKELYEDIPTLEELNALEHEGLRADVILVDSEKDKKLSMLKQLIVALVKGLNSNAAAVIKKIAGLVSDFYKRSNSEISPKKAVQEDSSHPSESRGVQLLGQIRHATCRPRAILFKVLADAVGLESRLVVGLPTEGTSECVDSHKHMSVSVVLNSVELVVDLMRFPGQLIPRSTKAIFMSHISAAGESDSAENDSCDSPMEPNSPLYGVSERLDPESAEKDDGLLYQRRLEAYSNAAGHSLRNMMLRSNSVDRKLSLSRSEPNIAATFWRRSRRKVIAEQRTASSSPEHPSLRARGRSMLSGDNKSFRVYSVDDGTSRSEGASSSDTRRLRRRSISMTPEIGDDIVRAVRAMNESLKQNRLLREQGGIGSSNSGQPEEVNDPQLDDCSKLSDNNSTIYATQGQHSSQKAMSLPSSPHEFRSQTPERSGIPRVNEEMVSTWNRVLDSPMFQNKPLLPYDEWNIDFSELTVGTRVGIGFFGEVFRGVWNGTEVAIKVFLEQDLTAENMEDFCNEISILSRLRHPNVILFLGACTRPPRLSMVTEYMEMGSLYYLIHLSGQKKKLSWRRRIKMLRDICRGLMCLHRMKIIHRDIKSANCLVNKHWTVKICDFGLSRIFLEVPVKDSSSAGTPEWMAPELIRNEPFSEKCDIFSLGVIMWELCTLSKPWEGTPPERVVYTVANEGARLEIPEGPLGSLIADCWAEPHERPSCEEILNRLLDCELALC